The window ggagtaccctcgaatatCTTGGGGTGAACGATTgtagcaccgattatccttctcaggaatattaatccttccctctgcaatgaacacggctctgaaactgatgacgaatattattgaagccaccatcatgactgagcatgccgcgggcaaAGTAGTATTCCactgagtaggaagccattttcagcccgcgacacgaggagccatcagcccgtaatattcggaagtgtttgtgtgtatgtatgcgaagcccagtcaaatctacggtacacagagatctgaaattttgacatagaacAATCGATTAAAGTTGTAGGATTCCATCTTTGAAAActgtgcttttgccattgtcaacccTACGAGAATTGTTCAAGagtttttgtattatataacatggtcttttacatagttttaatattatttgtaccatccatgaacccggtatcttaagcattgaaagtaacaacataataaaaataaaataatgtatttcatgcaatttacgtcaaaaagatgcgagttaataaatataatgctttaatttgcttttaaataaagagtttagaaacatctaatggttgaactactaaacgcgggcaaagccgcgtgCAGATGCTAGTATTGTATAAATTTACATTTCCAGAATtaaaccagatgcgagaaaatataaactaacctccgaaatcaatgatgcactctgccatatcttaatgttattggctttacgtcccactaactacttttacggtttttgcagatgccaaggtgctggaatttagtcccacaggagttcttttacgtgccagtaaatctaacaacacaaggctgacgtatctgatcaccttcaaataccaccggactagacCAGCATCGAATCAGCCAAGGTCCTATAATGCCagaaatattagtttaggaaatgaaATCCTAAAGTAGATGAATATCTTTActggggtagtagaataactaatggtagaagtaaggaggacataaaagacTAGCACAAGGAAGCAAGGTTTTCCTCacgacatttgctcacttcaattattgatatagaaattagaaagatatttttgaagactttcgtctcgagcgtggctttgtatggaagtgaaatataaaagagaatagaagcttttgaaaagttTTGTTGCAGAAGGATGCCAAAGATGAGATGGGTAGaatgaatcatgaatgaagagatacaaaACTGAATTGGTACGTTTTCTGAATCCACCGCCCTATAGCCTGCTTAATTCTCAattatggtaattgaaagtaattttataacagttcattcaatttccacttacttgtgagaAGACATACCAGATCCCTTTTGATAGCAAACTCTCCAATGAAAAACTGCACAAGATTTTGCCATCCTTGAATACTTTTCCACTCCACACTTACTCTCCTTCAATAGTGTTGATCAATTTAATTACTGCATAAGTTCTCACCTATTCGTTGAAAAAAATTGGCATAATATATTATCAGTCcttttacatttaataaatacTATAACAGATCTACTAACCGTCATAATTCAatatgaaatttggcaaaatttgaccagaagaagagacagaacacatattaagacttgttcagttggtttttgagggaagtgtaggaaggtgtagcccaaggtatgaatatgacagattacagtagatgtagtagttacacagaaatgaagatattagcaAAGAATAGGGTGCCATgcagtgctgcatcaaaccagtctatggacagatgacccAAACTACAAAAACACCATTGAACAATCTCCATAAATTCtttgcatattaaaaaaaaaaaaaaaaaaaaaaaagtatactgtATAAGGAGACAGCAAAATACACTTAACATCTTTTAAGAGAACAGTTcctgaaaacagaaaaaaattacaTTCTGGTACATGAAATTAATAACCTTAAAAATGGCCATGTAGTTCACAGGAACTGCAGGCtcatactgaggcctattcagaatTTTCTGGAATAACAtatttaagaataataatattgtttttacgtcgcactaactactttctgacagttttcggagacgccgaggtgtcaaaattttgtctcgcaagagttcttttacataccagtaaatctaccgacaggaggcttatgtatttgagcactttcaaataccaccagactgagccaggattgaaccttctaagttggggtcacaaggccagcgccttaactgtctgagccactcagcctggctaattgcatatttaacaattcttttaCTATAAAGCAGGAGTGAAAACTGGAGAAATAAAGATTTCCTATCCTACAAAGCATTTTtcagatgccgggctgagtggctcagacggttaaggcgctggccttctaaccccaacttggcaggttcgatcctggctcagtccggcggtatttgaaggtgctcaaatacgacagcctcgttcggtagatttactggcacgtaaaagaactcctgcgggactaaattccggcacctcggcgtctccgaagaccttaaaaagtagttagtgggacgtaaaacaaataacattattattattatcatcatttttcagataatttataaTAATCTGAAGCAATACTTCGACCTAAAACTAGATAGGTTTTGACAAGCTTTATTAACCATACATATTTTCTGTATTCTAGGCCCATGTTTTTCGAATCATTGGCACCGATGCACACCCTGTAAGAAAAATATATATGCTTTTTCCAGAATAGCTGTTTAGTTCTTAATAACTGAAGACCTCCCCAGAATAAGTTTGTAACCAACAAATCAGCAATTTTTCAGGTGAGAGGAAaatatttttggggtttatttcatggtatacactacttgaaccaactgcatatgcaagtgtacaaatgagttcaactattaaaaacaatattattataacttaaggttttaaaaatcaTGTATGAATTagaagtgatacaatggaaaaataatctgcaagtatgtcttacattcATATATAACAGAGGAGTAGTCtggtacatgcacttggaacacaaataatattagtataattagtataatATATTAGTATAATAAGTTATAGTATATTAGTATAAGACATGactgatgatacaccctatttcaaCTAAAATCTCATTTTTCAAAAATTTGTCGGTTAAATCCTTATTCTGAGGAGGTCTTCAATTGTCCAACAATAATTTGGAGGAAGtccaagaataagaagaattagAAGAAGCCTACACATTCAAAGTTCAATGTCCATACGTTTTCTGAATCCACCGCCCTATAGCCTGCTTAAATCTCAATTACGGTAATTGAAGGTAATTTTATAACAGTTCATTCAATTTCCACTCACTTGTGAGAAGACATACCTGATCTCTTTTGATAGCGAACTCTACAATGAAAAACTGCACAAGATTTTGCCATCCTTGAATACTTTTCCACTTCACACTTACTTTCCTCCAATAGTATTGATCAATTTAATTACTGCATAAGTTCTCACCTATTCATTGAAAACATTTGGCATAATATATTATCAGTCcttttacatttaataaataaTGTAACAGATCTACTAACCGTCATAATTCAATATGAAAACTTACCAGCAAGTGCAAACATTATCACATGCTGAGCATGCATTCGAACCTGAAGTGCCCACAACACGGCAATGTACAAATGTGCTCAATATTCCTCATAACATCAGTGCACTCTGTGAGTCTAGGTAAGTAATATTAGTCCTTGGCTTCATGTATACTGCTTTGTTTATTAACCCTCATAGAATGAATTATTTCTGAAATGAAGCAGCTGGATTTACCAGCGTGGCCATTATTTCCGCAGAACAAGTGAAACATTGGAAATCAGCACATCCAGTAGTTCACCAAGATGTTTTATAACAGCAAGAATACAAATAATTATCCTGGCACAAAACATTTACAAATGTTTAATAAGTATCATAAATAATACTCAAGAATTAACAACATTCAACCTTCTCATATCGGACAGCAAAGCGTCCctgttagactgtggaccaggatactgaagaacagttacctcccaatacatcaggatacagatgaaaatgccgtaacCTGACTGAAATCGCGGTAACCTGCCTGGAAGATAGCCAAGCAATTAGTCAATTCATATTTTAAACCTGATGAAgcatggtctcaatcacaccctcacagcattgtcaacatcagggatcctactacaaagttgcctgggttcaaccttcctagTACCATCTGGACTACACTTAACGGGATACGCTGCGGAGTctgaagaagtgcttctgctctacatcagtggggctggaaagactctccaacttgtgaatgtggtgctgaaatGCAAATgatcctgcacattctgaaggactgccctctgtaAGCTTtcgctggttccatcgaggacatacaTCGTGTAACCTCAGAGGCACTCTCTTGGTTGGAAAAGCTAGATATTCGTCTGTAAGAGACTGAAAGCATTCCACATTAACCTCTTTAATGTGGACTGCgtgtgtgtgtatatttttaaGGTGTTTATGGAGttgtttgtatatatatgtatatttgtttttgtgtgtgtcaagaacgtgtacatagagtcgattgtcaactgtgGCATCATATACGAAATAGATAATAAATAACCATTAACTCCATGGAAAAGATGATAAAATACTTGAATAGAAATATACAGAAACCAGAGTATCAGATCTTCAGTTAAAAAGGAAGTTTATCTCTAAAGTATTAGTATATGATTAATTTCACAGATTTAACAGTGCAATTCAGATGGGTAGAGTAATATTTACATAACATTTAACTGACAAATAGTTAATAATCAGTAATACAGTTTTGATGAAGATGACATGACAACAACTACAGTTTTAAATATTCTTCTTTAGACCAAAACAGTTCACAATTTTTAAACCTGAAGTACAAATCAGTGGTGTTCCTCCGACTTGTAAAGATTCAGTAATACTACTTTTATATTCACACAAGCTATAAAGTAATGCCATCATGCATAACCTAGATGCTTCAATCTAGTGAACATATACATATTTCACACAGTTCTTGATATAAATACAGGTGACTGTTTAATCAAGGCATCAAGTTTACTCTTAAAAAGTTCACTTTTGATAGGTTCCTTCAAACTGCATGCAGGATTCTTGACGACATACTCTACATAAATCTGACTATAAATCTGTTGCAAGAGTTCCCTGGCATTCTGAGCACTTGTATCAGTATTCAATATGAATTTCAAACCAGATGGTGTTTCAAAGTAATGTAGCGCATATTTACTTGTTTTGTAATATAAAAAGCCTTCTTTTGTATCCAGAGGTGATATCTTCCCAACAAAAGATTTCAATGAGTACAGCATTCCATACATAAGTTTTGCTTCCTAAGGACAAAAAAACAGAAACAACTATTTTTATATTCATTTGGGATTGGAAGACATATTTTTGTTATAAAATTTAGGCTAATATACCTCTTCCCGCGTTATTCCAGACTGTTTCAGCCGATTCCATTCCGAATAATACAATAATGTTCCATAACGATCAAATATGTACAGGTTGTGAACTGTCATAATGAGCAATAAATATAACCTAACCTACGGAAAAACACACACCATCACACCATACAACATCGAGcgaaagattcttcttcttcttcttgagtaaTGTGGTTGGACCACCGCcctctcgatcctcttatactgcctggcCTGCTCTATGCCCCTAGTTTAACACAAGAAGATGCCAATATCAATATTTCCTCAATttgccgtaagagtgcagtagtaaacgcacaatcttcgctgtcagtgtgggtgtggCCGTTGCAtatgagatatacaaggccgggacatagctactaatttgtcgctgttcacggtttggccgctagatgtcaggtttccgttctgttcttggcggactttaacattgtgatatgcggagtaattgtgatgctgtcttgattttgtgcaatttattgtgaatattgtttctgtcggtgagtgtctgtgaggttgagaagaaggtgcactgttgtgtacctctctgtatttcggatgacactaaaagagcctgaaaattgacgttccatagtttcccttccgagtgcggtttaagggagaaatggaagcaaactatttctaggcaaggtgatatagtaggatctctttaggtacctagcaattcttctcataaaacagatttcagtgtaagcacatcaaaatttccttctgttttcattctgtatcctgttcacaaacaggaaaatgtcaaacgcaggaagcgtccagctcccaaaaatgatgtattgcaacaaaatttagtaaaagttccgattcagataacaatgaacataccatatcttcatacgtcagccacaaaccaaaaaggagtacaagtctcgtttctatatcaaggaaagtctatgagtatctctgttaaatctaaaaataaacggatgagaaaattaaataccagattataaaaataatctgtaaattgagaagtaggatacgggtaatgaaataagaaaaaaaagttttacggtatctgaacttgaccaaaaagcaaaccaaattgaaaagcatgctaaaattggtcatttaggagctttattcctgttagaacgaatttaattttcttcttctttcttcatccgtttaccctccaggattggtttttacctcggactagcgagggatcccacctctaccactcaagggtagtgtcctggagcaccagacattgggtcgggggatacagctggggagga is drawn from Anabrus simplex isolate iqAnaSimp1 chromosome 1, ASM4041472v1, whole genome shotgun sequence and contains these coding sequences:
- the Bet5 gene encoding trafficking protein particle complex subunit 1; translation: MTVHNLYIFDRYGTLLYYSEWNRLKQSGITREEEAKLMYGMLYSLKSFVGKISPLDTKEGFLYYKTSKYALHYFETPSGLKFILNTDTSAQNARELLQQIYSQIYVEYVVKNPACSLKEPIKSELFKSKLDALIKQSPVFISRTV